TTCCTTAATGTAACAATTCCAAGTTCAATCTGTTCTAATCATTTCAATCGCTTCTGTCGTATGGACATATTCCTTCTGGAGGATAGACATCACATGATAATGACTTAAAAATCCATTTACAAGAAGGTATTGAAGCATCAAACATGTGCTCTATTAAACATTGAGGACTGCTACATccacaaaagaattacacaaaaacaatccTACAAATTGATGTCACTTCATctaatccgttagatctactttataataaaagtaactttacaatctgatgaatcacatcaaatcatatcagtttgtggaATTACTTGTGTAATCAATTTGTGGCTAGAGTATTTCCCTTAGACATTTAGCTAGATAACAATTGTGTCTAGTATGTATGGTCCACAAGTATGCAATGAAGATGGGAGCTCAATTTCAATATTCGAAAGTTCTTCCCTAAATCCACAAAGGAATTCATTCACAGGGTCCCATCCACCTTCCCTGAACCCTCGTTTGTTTTAGTTTCATCAAAGGACCGACTTTTCCATACCCCAAAAGTTTTATAGTCCCATACAATCTCAGATATCTCATCTTGAGGCAGACTTAAACCATGTCGTTTAATTGATCTATGCAGTTCACAAAAGAATTTTGGGTCTTGCAGTCTAATATATTCTTGCAACACATTCTCATGATCCGGGACCCAATTCCTAGGAAACGGGGTGTAATCACATGATGGAATCAAAGACATGTGAGAAAACTGAACACCTTCAATAGCATCGACAAGTCCCATCCTCAAAAGATCTGAATATTCAGGAGCTGAATTGTTACTGCTCGCCCTCAGAGGATGGCTAAGATCACGTGAAGCTATCTTATACACCTTGGCACGAGACTTTAGTCTATACCTTGCAGCATATAGTTTAGCTAAAGAGCTCCTAATCACATAAGCACAAAACCCAACGACTTTCTTGCGATTGTCAGCATATCTGTACCAATCGGCCATGGTCTCAAGGAACTTGTTCATCTGGGAATTTGAATGAGCTTGACTTGAATACAACATTGGGTTGCAAGGCAATGGCTCAGGATCCTTATCACCCTTAACTAACTCAAGCCGCCTGAATTGGCGAATACACTGTTGTAAGCTAGCAGTAACCGAAAGCAAAGTACCTACACCCTTTTCACTCACAATATTACCTCCAGTACCAGTGTAACGAAGTGTCGGGTGTATCACCCTGCGACAAATTATATGGTCCAAGAAATTAATACCCCTGGTAATGTGTTCTATCTCCACCTTTGAATTATCCAACCTTAACCCAAATCTGCTTTCACAAAACTCAATTATTTCCTTTCTAACTTGCACTGCGTCCTCTCTAGGGCCTCGGATCCCGATCAAGAAATGACCCCCATATCGTATATAATCCATTTTCCTAGTTTTCTCTTTCCCACTAGAAGGAACAAACTCTGGCCAAGCTGGGTTATGACACCCATCATTAATAGAATCTTTCCATATCGAATCAAGCTTAGACGGCCTAAAA
This genomic interval from Juglans regia cultivar Chandler chromosome 3, Walnut 2.0, whole genome shotgun sequence contains the following:
- the LOC108988623 gene encoding nuclear intron maturase 1, mitochondrial, translated to MSVRTLIKHLHCHHHYLIKPLASSRSLSSIATYPLSQPPRHVIQNHNQDQDPYSLLKEDPIQICSSLWVKTFSSPPDITFPNLTGFLSKLDLWVLAYQRSCAQVTGTFPPRNAIHSHVLSDLLSLRNAVVHGQFFWNKKTQQYIRSPNDKPLTRVISKRKLQAILESDEPCFQDRVVQEVLLIVLEPVFEARFSPKSQAFRPGRNAHTVIRTIRSNFAGYLWFLKGDLSDIFDNVDGRVVLGCVEKAVKDKKVLGLIKSALKGPVRDRSQLETEDKEELRKKKKRQSKKKKILNENEPKPDPYWLRTFFNFAPKEAAKVPSYGYCGILSPLLANVCLNELDHMMEEKIVEFFRPSKLDSIWKDSINDGCHNPAWPEFVPSSGKEKTRKMDYIRYGGHFLIGIRGPREDAVQVRKEIIEFCESRFGLRLDNSKVEIEHITRGINFLDHIICRRVIHPTLRYTGTGGNIVSEKGVGTLLSVTASLQQCIRQFRRLELVKGDKDPEPLPCNPMLYSSQAHSNSQMNKFLETMADWYRYADNRKKVVGFCAYVIRSSLAKLYAARYRLKSRAKVYKIASRDLSHPLRASSNNSAPEYSDLLRMGLVDAIEGVQFSHMSLIPSCDYTPFPRNWVPDHENVLQEYIRLQDPKFFCELHRSIKRHGLSLPQDEISEIVWDYKTFGVWKSRSFDETKTNEGSGKVDGTL